The DNA region CAGAGGCCAAGGCGATCGCGGGCAAGTCGCCGATGAAGCTGGCGATGATGCGGCTTCGCAAGGACAAGCTGACCATGGTCTCGCTCGTCATCGTCGTGCTTGTCGTCCTGGCCGCGATCGCTGCCCCGATCCTGGTCAAGGTCGGGGTCCTGGACCCCTTCGGCTTCAACCAGGACCTCCTCGACGAGAACACGCTCCCGGTCGGCGGCTGGAGCGGCGCCAGCCTGGACCACCCGCTGGGCGTCGAGCCGGGCACCGGCCGCGACGCGCTCTCCCGGTTCTGGTACGGCGTGACGTTCTCGCTCGTGATCGCGCTGACCGCGTCGATCCTGTCGGTGATCATCGGCGCCGTCGTCGGCATCATCTCCGGGTTCAGCGGTGGCTGGGTCGACGCCGTCCTGGGCCGGATCACCGACCTCACCCTCTCCTTCCCCTCTACCCTGATGCTGCTGGCACTGTCCTCGCTCGGTCTGGTGATCGTGCAGAACGTGACCGGGCTGCCGAACGGTCCCACCGTCCAGGCGATCTACTGCATCGTCGTGCTGGCGTTGTTCGGCTGGACCGGCACCGCCCGTGTGGTCAGGGGACAGGTGCTCTCGATCAAGCAGCGTGAGTTCGTGGAGGCCGCGATCGTGCTCGGTGCGGGCAGGATGCGGATCTACTTCAAGGAGATCCTGCCGAACCTGTGGGCGCCGCTGCTGGTGCTGGCGACGCTGATGATGCCCGCCTACATCTCGGCCGAGGCGGCCCTCAGCTACCTGCAGGTGAGCGTGAAGCCGCCGACGCCGACGCTCGGGAACGTGTTGGCGGACTCGTTGAAGTACGCGCAGACGGATTTCTTCTACTTCTTCGCGCCGGCGTTCTTGATCGCACTGATCGTGGTCTCGTTCAACCTTCTCGGTGACGGGTTGCGCGACGCCCTCGACCCCAAGGGAAACCGGTGAGCCTCGGGGCTCCGTAACACAAGCTGGTGTGCCTCGATGGCCACCGATATCAGCGCCACGTCGTGGCGGTGACAACACCAAGGAGAAACGAATGCTCAACAAGCGAGCAAAGTACGTGGCAGTCAGCGCTGCCGGCGTGCTGGGTCTCTCGCTGGGCCTTGCCGCCTGCGGCGGCGAGGACGGCGGGGGATCGAGTAGCAAGGCGCTGGTGATGGTCAGCGAAGACGCCATCGAGCACCTCGACCCTCAGCGCATCTACGTCGGCGCTGACATCGCCAGCACGACGCGTCTGGTCTACCGGCAGCTGTTGGCCTTCCCGTCCTCGACGGACCCGAAGGTGTCCGGCACCCCGACCCCGGACCTCGCGACCGACACCGGCACCTCGACCGAGGGTGGCAAGGTCTGGTCGTTCACCATCAAGGACGGCGTGAAGTGGCAGGACGGCTCCGAGATCACGTGTGAGGACTTCGCCTACGGCGCCTCGCGCAACTTCGCTGCCGACGAGCTCACCGGTGGTCCGGGCTTCTACCTGACCGCGAAGCTGGCCCTCAAGGGTGAGTACCCGGGCCCGTACACCGCGACGCCGGAGCAGCAGGCCGACTTCGACCAGGCCGTCACCTGCGACGACAAGACGATCACCTACAAGTTCAAGTCCCCGTGGCCTGACTTCCCGCTGGCGATCGCGTCCCTGCACATGATGGACCCCTACAAGAAGTCCTTCGACAAGGGCGCGAAGAACGACGACGTCATCTTCTCGAACGGCCCGTACAAGGTCGACAAGTGGAGCGCCACCAAGGGCGGCACGCTGGTCCGCAACCCGGAGTACGACCCCGAGACCGACGACAAGTCGCTGCGCGAGGCCCTGCCGGAGAAGATCGAGTTCAGGTACGGCGAGAAGGCCGAGACCCTCTACGAGAAGCTGTTCTCCGACAGCCCTGACTCGCAGTACATCGTTCCCAAGCAGAGCCGGGTACCACCGGAGTTCTACTCCCGTCTCACCGAGCCCGGCGTGAAGGACCGCTACGTCCAGGTCAAGTCGCCCTACGTCGACTACCTGGTCCCCAACCAGAACCAGATGAAGGACCCGAAGGTCCGTCGCGCGCTGGCGCTTGCGACCAACGTCGAGGCGTGGATCGCCGCCGGCGGTGGCGAGAAGGCCTACACCCCGGCCGACTCGATCGTGAACCCGGCCGTCGGTGGCTACGTCCCGAACCCGTCGTTCAAGGACCGCAACCTGGCCGGTGACGTCGAGGGCGCCAAGAAGCTCCTCGCCGAGGCCGGCGTCAAGACGCCTTACCCGATCACCTTCACCTACCCGCAGAGCGACACCGCTGACAAGCAGGCCGCTGCGCTGGTGGAGACCTGGGAGGCTGCCGGGTTCAAGGTCACCCTCGACCCGCTGGGCGACGTGTACTACACCGAGATCCAGAAGCCGTCCAACGAGGCCGACGTGATGTGGGGCGGTTGGGGTGCCGACTGGCCCTCCGCGATGACCGTCACCGCGGCGCTGTTCGACAGCCGTCAGATCGAGAAGTCGACCAACGGCCAGAACTACGGCAACTACAAGAACCCGGAGGTCGACGCTCTGTTCGACAAGGCCGGCTCTGCGGCCACGATCGAGGAGCAGAACAAGTTCCTCCAGGAGGCCGACGCCATCATGGGTGAGGACACCGCGTACGTCCCGCTCGAGATCGCGACCTTCAACTGGGTCTACGGCTCGAAGGTGAAGAACTTCACCACGACGACTGCGTCGAGCTCGTTCGTCGAGCTGGGCAGCATCGACATCGAGGACTGATTCCTCGACACTCCGAATTACCCGTCGGAGCGTCGCGAACAACGCGCGGCGCTCCGACTCTCGGAGGCGGGGTTCCCTGGTGAGCCCCGCCTCTGTCCTATGAATGTCTCAAGATTCCCCGGACGGCGTCAGTGATGGCGCGTGTGCGGGCCGATCCAACGAAGGTGAGACCTCCTGATGGTCGCCTACATCATCCGCCGCGTCATGGTCGGCGTTCTCATGCTTGTCGCGATGAGCGCCGTCGTCATCGGGCTCTTCTTCGCGAGCCCTGTCGATGCCGCGAAGTTCGCCTGCGGGAGGAACTGCCCGCCCGAGCGTATCGCCGAGACGCGCGAGGCTCTGGGATATCCGGATCCTTCTCTTCCCCCGATCGACAAGGCCGCCGCGACGATCAAGGTGTGGGGCGGCTTCCTGGAGGGTGTCGCAGTCGGTCGTGAGTACCCGGCGAACGAGGAGCTGCGTAAGGCGGCTCCGGAGCTGGTGACCGAGTGCCCCGCTCCGTGCCTGGGCTACTCGCAGAACAACCAGACCACCGTCAACGCCGAGATCGCCGAAGCGGCACCGATCTCGATCTCGATCGCCATGGTGGCGATCGTCATCTGGATGGTGTTCGGCATCCTCTTCGGTGTCTTGGCCGCGGTCACCAAGGGCAGCCTGGTCGACCGCGGCGTCGTCGGAGCGACCCTGATCCTGTATGCGTTCCCGACCTTCTTCATCGGTGCGTTGCTGCTCAACTACGTGGCGATCAAGTTCGGGTTGTTCCCGGCGCCGGGATACGTCCCGATCGCGGAGGGCGGCGTCGGCCAGTGGCTGGTGCAGCTCATTCTTCCCGGCTTCACGCTCGCGGTCGTCTACATGGCCGGCTACGTACGCATGACGCGCGCCTTCGTGCTGGAGTCGCTGAGCGAGGACTACATCCGCACAGCGCGGTCGAAGGGGCTCAAGGGTCCCAAGGTGCTCTTCAAGCACGCGCTGCGGGCCGCCCTGACGCCGCTGGTCACGATGGCTGGTCTCGACTTCGCCAGCGTCCTGGGCGGAGCGATCATCACCGAGAGCGTCTTCAACTACTACGGGCTCGGCAAGCTGGCTGTCACCGCGAACCGTGACTTCGACCTGCCCACCGTGATCGGGCTGGTCCTCCTCCTCGGAGCGCTGGTGATCGTCGCGAACATCATCGTCGACATCCTGTACGCCTTCATCGACCCGCGCGTGCGCGTCGCCTGACCCCGGAGCTGATTCATGACTGACCTCTCCAACACGCCCGGGACGACGCCGGCCAAGGACGGCGCGTTCCTCTCGGTGCGGGACCTGAAGGTCCACTTCACCACCTCCGACGGCATCGTCAAGGCGACCGACGGTCTCTCCTTCGACCTCGAGCGCGGCAAGACGCTCGGCATCGTGGGTGAGTCCGGCTCCGGCAAGTCGGTGTCCAGCTCGGCGATCATGGGGCTGCACCGTGGCACCAACGCCAAGCTGAGCGGCGAGATCCTGCTCGACGGGGTGGACCTGCTCAAGGTGAGCAACGAGGACATGCGCAAGCGCCGCGGCCGCGACGTGGCGATGATCTTCCAGGACCCGCTCTCCGCGATGCACCCCTACTACACGGTGGGCAACCAGATCATGGAGGCCTACCAGGTCCACAACGACGTGACCAAGCGGGAGGCGCGCAAGCGCGCCATCGAGATGCTCGACCGCGTCGGCATCCCGCAGCCCGACCGTCGTGTGGACGACTACCCGCACCAGTTCTCCGGCGGCATGCGCCAGCGCGCGATGATCGCGATGGGGCTGATCAACAACCCCAGCCTGCTCATCGCCGACGAGCCGACCACCGCTCTCGACGTGACCGTCCAGGCGCAGATCCTCGACCTGCTCCAGGACCTGCAGCGCGACTTCGACGCGGCGATCATCATCATCACCCACGACCTCGGCGTCGTGGCGGAGATGGCTGACGACGTACTCGTGATGTACGCCGGCCGCGCGGTCGAGTACGGGCCGGGCAAGGAGATCCTCACGAACCCGGAGATGCCCTACACCTGGGGTCTGCTCTCAAGCGTGCCGGACCTGACCGCGTCGACCGAGGCGAAGCTGATCCCGATCCGGGGCAACCCGCCCTCGCTGCTCAACCCGCCGCCGGGATGCGCGTTCGAGCCGCGCTGTGACCACGTGGCGAAGGTGGGCGGTGACCTGTGCCGGACGACCCTGCCCGCACTCACCCCCGCCAGCACTGGTGGCAACCACGTCAAGCGTTGCCACATCAAGAACGCCGACGAGGTCTACGAGGCAGAGATCCTGCCCGAGATCGCCCCTGACCTGGTGGAGGACTGATGAGCGACACCACGACTGCCACCGCGGCCTCGGTCGCGCCGGCGAGCACCGAGACGGTGCTCTCGGTCGAGAACCTGAAGATGCACTTCCCGGTCAAGGGCAGCGGCGTGATCCGGCGTACGGTCGGCCACGTCAAGGCCGTGGACGGGGTCTCCTTCGAGGTCGCCAAGGGCACCGCCCTCGGCCTCGTCGGTGAGTCGGGCTGTGGCAAGTCCACCACCGGTCGGATGGTCACGCGGCTCTACAAGCCCACCGAAGGCAAGATCGACTTCGAGGGCACCGACATCGCCAACTACTCGGGTCGGCAGCTGCACCCGATGCGGCGCGAGATCCAGATGATCTTCCAGGACCCGTCGACGTCGCTGAACCCGCGTCACACGGTCGGCTCGATCATCGGCGCGCCGCTGCGGATCCACAAGATGGTGCCGAAGGACAAGGTGCTCGGCCGGGTCCAGGAGCTGCTCGAGATCGTCGGTCTCAACCCGGAGCACTACAACCGCTACCCGCACGAGTTCTCCGGCGGCCAGCGTCAGCGCATCGGCATCGCCCGGGCGCTGACCCTGCAGCCGAAGCTGCTCGTCGCCGACGAGCCGGTCTCCGCGCTCGACGTGTCGATCCAGGCCCAGGTGATCAACCTTCTGCAGGACCTGCAGAGGGAGTTCGACATCTCCTTCCTGTTCATCGCGCACGACCTCGCCATCGTTCGCCACTTCTGCCCCGAGGTCGCGGTGATGTACCTCGGCAAGATCGTGGAGATCGGCGACCGCGAGTCGATCTACGAGCGGGCCCACCACCCCTACACGCAGGCGCTGCTCTCCGCCGTGCCTGACGTGAAGCAGGCCGCGATCGGCGGCCGCCGCGAGCGGATCCGGCTGGAGGGCGACGTACCTTCGCCGATCAACCCGCCCTCGGGCTGCCACTTCCGCACTCGCTGCGCCATCGCCAAGGACATCTGCTCCGTGGTCGAGCCGCCGCTGCTGCAGATCGGCAAGAAGCACAAGGTGGCCTGCCACTTCCCGGGTGAGATCCACCAGCACCCGGAGAAGCCGATCACGGCGCCGCTGCTGGGCGTCGACGAGTTCGGCGCGCCGGACCCGGGCGCCAGCCCTGCCGAGGTCCCGGGCGACGGTCCGGGCTACGCCGACACGTGGTACGACCTGGCGAACAACTCGCGGGGACGTGCCTGAGGATCTCCTGCGTCTCAGCAAGATTACGAAAGACGGTCCGCAGCCATCGGCTGCGGGCCGTCTTTGTTACGGATGTGTCACACGTCACGTCGGTATCGAACCGTTATCTGTAGGGGCGTCCCAAACGCCGGATCTTGGCATAACTTGAGCCAGCGCTGGCCCGGGACTGCGTGACGTGATCCCGGTCTTGGGCGAGCCGAGAGCGAAGGCATTCGAACGGAGATCCGAGCGTATGACTGTGTCCGAAGTGTTGATCCAGGGCGGGCCTGATCCCGAGATCGATCCGGAGCCGAGCTCCGGCGAGGTCGCCGGCCGCTCGCCGATGCGGATCGCCATGGACCGGCTGCTCTCGGACCGGGTCGCGATGATCTGTGCCGGGATCGTGCTGGTCTTCGTCCTGATCGCGATCTTCGCGCCACTGCTGTGCAAGCTGTTCGGTGTAGAGGTGCGTGCCGGCGACCCGGTCGCCGACACCGACTCGTTCAACTACCCCGTGATCGGGCCTCCCAACTACGGGTTCACCTGGGAGGCGCCGCTCGGGCTGGAGCCCAACTCGGGCAACGACCTGCTCGCCGAGTGGTTCTACGGCGCGCGTACGTCCCTGCTGGTCGCCACGGTCGCCACCATCGTCTCGACCGTCGTCGGGGTGGTCCTCGGCCTGATCGCGGGCTACAGCCGCGGCTGGGGAGACCGGGTGGTCACCTTCGTGACCGACCTGTTCCTGACGCTGCCGTTCCTGCTCGTCGCGATCGCCGTCTCGCCGATGCTCGTGGAGCGTTGGAAGGAGAACCCGGCGATGCTCGACAACGCCTCCCTGATCGCGCTGATCGTGATCCTCTCGGTGTTCGGATGGATGGGCCTGGCCCGGCTGATCCGCGGTGAGGTGGTCTCGCTGCGCGAGCGGGAGTTCATCGAGGCGGCGCGCGTGCTCGGGATGCCGACCCACCGGATCCTGTTCCGGGAGCTGCTGCCCAACCTGGTGGCCCCGATCGTCGTCTCGTTCTCGCTGAGCCTGCCGGCCACGATCGCCGCGGAGGCGACGCTGGCCTACCTCGGCGTCGGCGTCACCGGGCGCCCGTCGTGGGGTCAGACGATCCTGCGGGCCCAGAACTGGTTCGACGAGTACCCCTTGTTCCTCTACGCGCCGATCGTCGGGATCGTGGTCCTGGTTTTCGCGCTCAACCTGCTCGGAGACGCCATCCGCGACGCCTTCGACCCCAAGTCTTTCCGGTGAGCAGGTCGTCGGAGAGAGGCATCAACCATGGAAGGTGGAGACCTACGATGCGATTGAAGAGAACAGTGATCGCCGCCAGCGCGATCGCTGCGCTGACGCTCACCGCTGCGTGTGGCGGCGGGAGCGGGAGCGGCGAGGACTCGACCGGCGAGTTCAAGGCCGGCGGCGGCGCCGGTGCCGGTAAGGACGCCACGGCGGAGGGCCCGCTGGCGATCCCGGACGACGCCAAGAAGGGTGGCACCATCACGGTGCTGTCGAACAACGCACCGCACACCCTCGACCCGACCCGGACCTACTACACCGACTCCGGTGCGATCATGTCCGGCCTGGTGACCCGGTCGCTGACGCAGTACGTCTACGACGAGAAGAGTGGTGACTCGATCCTCGTCCCCGACCTCGCCACCGACCTCGGCCAGGTCTCCGAGGACGGCCTGACCTGGACCTTCGAACTCAAGGACGGGCTCAAGTACGAGGACGGCACCGACGTCACCGCCGAGGACGTCGTCTACGGCATCAAGCGCTCCTTCGCCGTCGACACCCTGACCGACGGTCCGACGTACCAGCTGACCTTCTTCAAGGACGGCGACAAGTACAAGGGCCCGTTCGCGGACACCGACGCCGAGCTGAAGAAGCTCCCCGACTACGACGCCGGCGCGGGCTGGTACGGCGGTGAGGACTACGACGGCGTCGAGGCCGACGGCAACAAGGTGATCATCCACCTCGCGCAGCCGTTCCCCGAGCTCGACTACTACGCCTCGTTCCCCGTCTTCTCGCCGATCCCGAAGGCCAAGGACAAGGACCCGCTGGCCTACGAGAGCCACCCGATGGCGACCGGCCCCTACAAGTTCGAGTCCTACAAGCCCGGCGTCTCGCTGAAGCTGGTCAAGAACGACCAGTGGGACGCCGACTCCGACCCCGGCCGCTTCCAGGCCGCCGACGCCTTCGACTTCCGGTTCGCTCAGGACACCGCGAAGCTCGAGAACCAGATCCTCGGCGACAAGGGCGCGGCGCAGACGATGATGACGTACGACGACGTCACGCCTCCGACCTACAAGTCGATCAAGGAGAGCGCGCCGGACAACCTCATCGAGGGCACCTCGCCGTGCACCTACATGTACCGCCCGGACCAGACCAAGATCAAGGACAAGAAGATCCGCGAGGCCATCAGCTGGGCCTACCCCTACCAGGCTGCCTGGAAGGCCTCCGGCGAGATCGTCGGCGTCACCATCCAGCCCGGCACCTCGCTCCTGCCTCCGGGCACCGCGGGCCGTGTCGAGTACCAGTACCCGAAGGGCCAGGACGGTCAGACCACCGACCCGGAGAAGGCCAAGGCGCTCCTGGAGGAGGCCGGTGCTGTCGGCTTCGAGCTGAAGTGGCACTACCAGCGTGACGACGAGAACTCGGTGGCCAAGAAGGACCAGATGGTCAAGGGCTTCGAGGCGGCCGGCTTCAAGGCGACCCCGGTGGCCTCGACCGACGAGACCTACCGCGACGACGAGAGCAACCTGGACGCCCCGGTCAACCTCCGCTACGGCGGCTGGTGCTCCGACTGGCCCTCGGGTGGCTCGTGGTTCCCGGCGCAGTGGATCGGCTCCAACGCCAACAAGGCGGGTATGCCGAACCCGACCAACTTCAAGGAGGCCGACGCCGACGCGAAGCAGGCGGAGATCCTGAAGATGGACGCCGACGAGGTGCCCGCTGCCTGGGGCGAGTTCGACAAGTGGATGCAGGAGACCTACATGGTCGAGATCAACGCCGGCTACGACGCGAACGCCTTCATCAAGGGCTCGCAGGTCGGCGGGGTCGTCAACGACCCGGTCAAGGGCATGCCGAGCTTCTCCATCATGTACCTCAAGTGAGGTGAGCCGGCCGGCGTGGGCGATCCCCACGCCGGCCGGCCCCCGGAATTCGGAAACACCGGGCCAGCGCCCGCGCACATCTTCTAGGAAGCGAGACCTCCGTCCCATGATCGGTTTTGTCGTACGCCGGCTGATCTCGGCACTTCTGGTGCTGTTCGTCATCTCGGTGGCGGTGGTCGCGCTCTTCACCTATGGCCCGAGCGACCCGGCGGACGCGATGTGCCCCGAGCCCAAGTGCACCGCCGAGCGCCAGGACGCGATCCGGGAGGCGCTCAACCTGGAGGCGCCGATCTACGTCCAGTACGGCGAGTACATGTCCGGGATCGTCAACGGCCGCCAGATCGCGTTCGGCTCCGAGGCGTACGACTGCGAAGCGCCGTGCTTCGGGGTCAGCTTCATCTACCGCGTCAACGTCTGGGACGACATCAAGGACCGGATCGGGCCGACCGTCTCGGTCGCGGTCGGAGCCGGTGCCACGATCCTGCTCATCGGGGTGCCGATCGGGATGTTCGCGGCCAGACGCCGCGGGACCTCGGCCGACAAGGCCGTCATCGGCGCGACCCTCGTGATCGAGTCGATTCCCTACTATCTGTTCGTCCTGCTCGCCTTCCTCTATCTGGC from Nocardioides luteus includes:
- a CDS encoding ABC transporter substrate-binding protein, which produces MRLKRTVIAASAIAALTLTAACGGGSGSGEDSTGEFKAGGGAGAGKDATAEGPLAIPDDAKKGGTITVLSNNAPHTLDPTRTYYTDSGAIMSGLVTRSLTQYVYDEKSGDSILVPDLATDLGQVSEDGLTWTFELKDGLKYEDGTDVTAEDVVYGIKRSFAVDTLTDGPTYQLTFFKDGDKYKGPFADTDAELKKLPDYDAGAGWYGGEDYDGVEADGNKVIIHLAQPFPELDYYASFPVFSPIPKAKDKDPLAYESHPMATGPYKFESYKPGVSLKLVKNDQWDADSDPGRFQAADAFDFRFAQDTAKLENQILGDKGAAQTMMTYDDVTPPTYKSIKESAPDNLIEGTSPCTYMYRPDQTKIKDKKIREAISWAYPYQAAWKASGEIVGVTIQPGTSLLPPGTAGRVEYQYPKGQDGQTTDPEKAKALLEEAGAVGFELKWHYQRDDENSVAKKDQMVKGFEAAGFKATPVASTDETYRDDESNLDAPVNLRYGGWCSDWPSGGSWFPAQWIGSNANKAGMPNPTNFKEADADAKQAEILKMDADEVPAAWGEFDKWMQETYMVEINAGYDANAFIKGSQVGGVVNDPVKGMPSFSIMYLK
- a CDS encoding ABC transporter permease; translation: MTESSTAFEGEQLSGGSAPSVAPAEAKAIAGKSPMKLAMMRLRKDKLTMVSLVIVVLVVLAAIAAPILVKVGVLDPFGFNQDLLDENTLPVGGWSGASLDHPLGVEPGTGRDALSRFWYGVTFSLVIALTASILSVIIGAVVGIISGFSGGWVDAVLGRITDLTLSFPSTLMLLALSSLGLVIVQNVTGLPNGPTVQAIYCIVVLALFGWTGTARVVRGQVLSIKQREFVEAAIVLGAGRMRIYFKEILPNLWAPLLVLATLMMPAYISAEAALSYLQVSVKPPTPTLGNVLADSLKYAQTDFFYFFAPAFLIALIVVSFNLLGDGLRDALDPKGNR
- a CDS encoding ABC transporter permease: MIGFVVRRLISALLVLFVISVAVVALFTYGPSDPADAMCPEPKCTAERQDAIREALNLEAPIYVQYGEYMSGIVNGRQIAFGSEAYDCEAPCFGVSFIYRVNVWDDIKDRIGPTVSVAVGAGATILLIGVPIGMFAARRRGTSADKAVIGATLVIESIPYYLFVLLAFLYLAVGAGIFPQDGYHPLTDSPLKWAWALLLPWLALGLVNSSKYARFTRGSMIEAFNEDYVRTARSKGLPERTIVNKHALRAAVVPIVTIFGLDFGALLTGTIFTEKIFGINGLGLRALDAVGQSDLPVIEATTLISAAIIVLTNLVVDMFYSVLDPRVRLT
- a CDS encoding ABC transporter ATP-binding protein, producing the protein MTDLSNTPGTTPAKDGAFLSVRDLKVHFTTSDGIVKATDGLSFDLERGKTLGIVGESGSGKSVSSSAIMGLHRGTNAKLSGEILLDGVDLLKVSNEDMRKRRGRDVAMIFQDPLSAMHPYYTVGNQIMEAYQVHNDVTKREARKRAIEMLDRVGIPQPDRRVDDYPHQFSGGMRQRAMIAMGLINNPSLLIADEPTTALDVTVQAQILDLLQDLQRDFDAAIIIITHDLGVVAEMADDVLVMYAGRAVEYGPGKEILTNPEMPYTWGLLSSVPDLTASTEAKLIPIRGNPPSLLNPPPGCAFEPRCDHVAKVGGDLCRTTLPALTPASTGGNHVKRCHIKNADEVYEAEILPEIAPDLVED
- a CDS encoding ABC transporter permease — translated: MTVSEVLIQGGPDPEIDPEPSSGEVAGRSPMRIAMDRLLSDRVAMICAGIVLVFVLIAIFAPLLCKLFGVEVRAGDPVADTDSFNYPVIGPPNYGFTWEAPLGLEPNSGNDLLAEWFYGARTSLLVATVATIVSTVVGVVLGLIAGYSRGWGDRVVTFVTDLFLTLPFLLVAIAVSPMLVERWKENPAMLDNASLIALIVILSVFGWMGLARLIRGEVVSLREREFIEAARVLGMPTHRILFRELLPNLVAPIVVSFSLSLPATIAAEATLAYLGVGVTGRPSWGQTILRAQNWFDEYPLFLYAPIVGIVVLVFALNLLGDAIRDAFDPKSFR
- a CDS encoding ABC transporter permease; translated protein: MVAYIIRRVMVGVLMLVAMSAVVIGLFFASPVDAAKFACGRNCPPERIAETREALGYPDPSLPPIDKAAATIKVWGGFLEGVAVGREYPANEELRKAAPELVTECPAPCLGYSQNNQTTVNAEIAEAAPISISIAMVAIVIWMVFGILFGVLAAVTKGSLVDRGVVGATLILYAFPTFFIGALLLNYVAIKFGLFPAPGYVPIAEGGVGQWLVQLILPGFTLAVVYMAGYVRMTRAFVLESLSEDYIRTARSKGLKGPKVLFKHALRAALTPLVTMAGLDFASVLGGAIITESVFNYYGLGKLAVTANRDFDLPTVIGLVLLLGALVIVANIIVDILYAFIDPRVRVA
- a CDS encoding ABC transporter substrate-binding protein, with protein sequence MLNKRAKYVAVSAAGVLGLSLGLAACGGEDGGGSSSKALVMVSEDAIEHLDPQRIYVGADIASTTRLVYRQLLAFPSSTDPKVSGTPTPDLATDTGTSTEGGKVWSFTIKDGVKWQDGSEITCEDFAYGASRNFAADELTGGPGFYLTAKLALKGEYPGPYTATPEQQADFDQAVTCDDKTITYKFKSPWPDFPLAIASLHMMDPYKKSFDKGAKNDDVIFSNGPYKVDKWSATKGGTLVRNPEYDPETDDKSLREALPEKIEFRYGEKAETLYEKLFSDSPDSQYIVPKQSRVPPEFYSRLTEPGVKDRYVQVKSPYVDYLVPNQNQMKDPKVRRALALATNVEAWIAAGGGEKAYTPADSIVNPAVGGYVPNPSFKDRNLAGDVEGAKKLLAEAGVKTPYPITFTYPQSDTADKQAAALVETWEAAGFKVTLDPLGDVYYTEIQKPSNEADVMWGGWGADWPSAMTVTAALFDSRQIEKSTNGQNYGNYKNPEVDALFDKAGSAATIEEQNKFLQEADAIMGEDTAYVPLEIATFNWVYGSKVKNFTTTTASSSFVELGSIDIED
- a CDS encoding ABC transporter ATP-binding protein — encoded protein: MSDTTTATAASVAPASTETVLSVENLKMHFPVKGSGVIRRTVGHVKAVDGVSFEVAKGTALGLVGESGCGKSTTGRMVTRLYKPTEGKIDFEGTDIANYSGRQLHPMRREIQMIFQDPSTSLNPRHTVGSIIGAPLRIHKMVPKDKVLGRVQELLEIVGLNPEHYNRYPHEFSGGQRQRIGIARALTLQPKLLVADEPVSALDVSIQAQVINLLQDLQREFDISFLFIAHDLAIVRHFCPEVAVMYLGKIVEIGDRESIYERAHHPYTQALLSAVPDVKQAAIGGRRERIRLEGDVPSPINPPSGCHFRTRCAIAKDICSVVEPPLLQIGKKHKVACHFPGEIHQHPEKPITAPLLGVDEFGAPDPGASPAEVPGDGPGYADTWYDLANNSRGRA